A genomic stretch from Mesoplodon densirostris isolate mMesDen1 chromosome 3, mMesDen1 primary haplotype, whole genome shotgun sequence includes:
- the LOC132486742 gene encoding annexin-2 receptor-like — translation MEPNFPRCMREAWDSAEESQEPEMLQILSLADPEEWQLPFYPTLGQLSGDDEDFNGEQLSTACGRLHPHCPKHGPRAQSTCRLGAGPPAPDTTPATRQEPQSPSGAGAAAHTQSFPGRVLRHRGPNIWNPRPLTAGTLPEHRPPPGLETHHRTSQSCWPRTYTQWPGRPWAASPTAFGPRSPHLR, via the coding sequence ATGGAGCCGAACTTTCCCCGCTGCATGCGCGAGGCCTGGGATTCCGCAGAGGAGTCCCAGGAACCAGAGATGCTGCAAATCTTGAGCTTAGCGGACCCTGAGGAATGGCAGCTCCCTTTCTATCCTACGCTGGGCCAGCTCTCTGGGGACGACGAGGACTTCAATGGGGAACAACTTTCTACCGCCTGCGGGCGTCTGCACCCACACTGCCCGAAACACGGACCCCGAGCGCAGAGCACCTGCAGGCTGGGCGCTGGGCCGCCCGCCCCGGACACGACGCCCGCGACCCGCCAGGAGCCACAATCGCCCTCAGGAGCTGGGGCCGCCGCCCACACGCAAAGCTTCCCTGGGCGGGTCTTGCGGCATCGGGGACCCAACATCTGGAACCCGAGACCTCTGACCGCGGGGACCCTTCCGGAGCATCGCCCTCCTCCTGGCCTGGAGACACACCACCGGACGTCCCAAAGCTGCTGGCCGCGGACCTACACGCAGTGGCCGGGAAGACCCTGGGCTGCCTCTCCCACCGCCTTTGGACCCAGGAGCCCTCATCTCCGCTGA